The genomic DNA AGGACTACGACTGCCACTACATGCTGGTGGATCTGCACGCGATCACCGTGCGCCAGGATCCGGCCACCCTCCGCGAGCGCTGCTACGAGTTCCTGGCGCTGTACATCGCCTGCGGGCTCGATCCGAAAGACAACGTGCTGTTCGTGCAGAGCCACGTGCCGGCGCATTCGCAGCTCGGCTGGATCCTGAACTGCTACACGCAGTTCGGCGAGCTCGGGCGGATGACCCAGTTCAAGGACAAGAGCGCCAAGCATGCCGACAACATCAACGCCGGCCTGTTCGGCTATCCGGTGCTGATGGCGGCGGACATCCTGCTTTATGACGCGGCGCAAGTGCCGGTCGGCGACGATCAGAAGCAGCACCTGGAACTGACGCGCGACATCGCCAATCGCTTCAACAACATCTACGCCAATATCGACAAACCGGTCTTCACCGTGCCGGAGCCGATGATCCCGCCGGTCGGCGCGCGAATCATGGGTCTGCAGGATCCGACCGGAAAGATGTCGAAGTCCGACGACGCCGAAACCAACGCGTTGTACCTGCTCGACTCGCCGGACGTGATCGTCCGCAAGATCAAGCGTGCGGTCACCGACATGGATGGCGTCGTCCGCTTCGACATCGCCGCGAAGCCTGGCGTGTCGAATCTGCTGTCGATTCTTGCAGCGACCACCGGCAAGACCGTGACCGCGCTTGAAGCGGAATTCGAAGGCAAGCAATACGGTGCGTTCAAGGGCGCGGTAGCCGATGCGGTCGTCGAATGCCTGAAGCCGGTCCAGGCGAAATACGCCGAACTGCGCGAAGACCGTGATGGCCTGCGTGCGGTACTGAAGGACGGCGCCGAACGCGCCAGCGCCCGCGCCAATGCCACCCTGAAGCGCGTGCACGATGTGCTTGGCCTGATCCCGGCGTGAGCGGAGAGGAAGCCACCGAGCCTGCCGTCGACGCAGCGGTTCCGGCCGCCGAGGCGCGCGGCCCGCTGGTCAATGGCGAGCGGATGGCGCAGATGCCGAGCGATCTGTACATCCCGCCGGATGCGCTGGAAGTCTTTCTCGAAACCTTCGAAGGTCCGCTCGATCTGCTGCTATACCTGATCCGCAAGCAGAACCTGGACATCCTCGATATCCCGGTGCTGAAGATCACCCAGCAGTACATGGAATACATCCGCCTGATGCGCGAGCTGCGCCTGGAACTGGCGGCCGAGTATCTGGTGATGGCCGCCTGGCTGGCCGAGATCAAGTCGCGCATCCTGCTGCCCAAGCCGCCCGCGCATGACGATGAAACCGGTGGCGATCCGCGCATGGAACTGGTGCGCCGCCTGCAGGAATACGAGCGCTTCAAGACTGCCGCCGAAGCGCTGGACGCACTGCCGAGAGTCGGCCGCGAGATCGCCGTGGTGCAGGCGCGGCCGGACAAGGTCGACGTCGTCGTGCTGCCACCGGCGCCGGGTCTGCGCGAGCTGATGCTGGCGTTCCGCGAAGTGCTGCTGCGAGCCGAGCTGTTCACCCGCCACACCATCGCTCGCGAGCCGCTGAGCGTCCGCGAGCGGATGAGCCATGTGCTTGATTGCGTGCGCAACGGCCCGATCCGCTTCGTCGATCTGGTCGATCCGGCGGAGGGGCGGGCAGGGGTGGTCGTCTGCCTGCTGGCGATCCTGGAACTGGCGAAGTCGTCGATGCTGGAGATCACCCAGTCCGGCCCGTTCGCGCTGGTGACCATCGCCGCGGCCGGCGCGGGTGAAGCGGCGCTGGCCGAGGACGCATGAGCGCCGCATCAGCACTGCAACTCGAAAACGTCGCCAAGGGTTTCGGCAGCAAGGCCGCCGTTGCCGGCCTGAACCTGCGGCTCGAAGCGGGACAGTTCTACGCGCTGCTCGGTGCCAACGGCGCCGGCAAGACCACCACGCTGCGGATGATCGCTGGCCTGCTGCAGCCGGACGCCGGCAGCATCCGCGTGTTCGGCCATGATCTGGCCCGCGAGCCGATGGCCGCCAAGCAGCAGCTGGCCTTCCTGCCCGATGAGCCGATGCTCTACGGCAAGCTGCGCTGCACGGAGTATCTGGAGTTCGTCGCCGGCCTCTGGGGCGTCGATGGCCGGACCGCCGAGCGCAAGGGCGAAGACCTGCTGCGCTGGCTCGATCTCTGGGATGCGCGCGCCAACTACTGCGAAAACCTGTCGCGCGGCATGCAGCAGAAGCTGACCCTGGCCGGCGCGCTGATCCACGAGCCGAAGCTGCTGATTCTCGACGAGCCGCTGACCGGCCTCGATGCCGCCGCCGCGCGCAAGGTCAAGGACTTCCTCGCCGGCCTGGTGCGCGATGGCCTGACCGTGCTGTTCACCACCCACATCCTCGAAGTGGCCGAACGCATGGCCTCGCGCATCGGCCTGATCCGCGCCGGCCAGCTGATTGCCGAAGGCACGCTGGACGAACTGCGCCAGCAGTACGGCAACGTTCACGACACGCTCGAAGACCTGTTCCTGTCGGCGACTGGCCCAGAGGCGATATGAGGTTTGCGGCCGGCGGTCTGCCGTGGCTGGTCTGGCAGGATCTGCGCCTCGCCTTTCGCGGCATGAGCCTGGGCCGTCGGCGCCTCTGGCCTTATTTGCTCTACGGCGGCTTCCTGATCGGCCTGCACGCCGTGGCCGGGCTGGTGCTGTACGCGATGCTCACGGCGCCGACCAGCTTGAGCACCGAGCGGGCGCTGCAGTTCTCCGGCGTGATGCTGCTGTCGCTGGAGTTCTTCATGCTGATGGCCGCGATGATCGGCAGCTTCCGCCTGATCCTCGCCGGCCGCGAGCTGAGCCTGCATCTGTCCAGCCCGCTGCCGTTCGAGCGGGTGCTGTGGATGCGGGTGGTATCGCTGATTGCCGGCACCTGGGCGATCTCGATCCTGCTGGTGACGCCGGTCGCCAACATGGGCGCGCTGCTCGGCGAGCCGCTGTTCCTGCTCGCCTATCCGGTCACCGTGATGATGGCGATGGTGACCCTGGCGCTGGCGCTGTTCATCATCGGGCTGGCGGTGCGGCTGTTCGGCGTCGTCCGGGCGAGGCGAGTGCTGCAGGTGGTGCAGGCACTGGTGCCGCTGGGCTTCGTCGCGGTCAGCCTGCTGTCGCGCGATCCGCAAGCGAAGTCCAGCGATGGCGGCCAAGGCATCGCCAACAGCGGTCTCGCGGCGCATGCCCATCTGGTGCGGCTGCCGGCGCTGGCGATGACCGGCGATCTCACCGCCTTGATGGGCATGAGCCTGCTCGCCGGCCTGAGTCTGGTACTCGCGACCCGTTATGCCGCGCCGGCGATCCTGCAGGCCGTGCAATCACCGGACAACGCGCCGCCGCGCCAGCGCCGTCAGCAGGCAAGCGGCGAGACCATGCCGCGCTTCCGTCCCGGTCTGCTGAGAGTAGTGATGCTCAAGGAATGGCGGACCATCGTTCGCGACCCACGGCTGGCGATCGCGCTGCTCGCGCAGCCGATGCTGATCGTCGCGTTCTTCTACGGCAATCTGTTCAAGGGCCAGTACCAGCTCGCCGCGGCTGTCGCCGCCACTACCTTCTTCGCCGGCCAGCTCAGCCAGTACATCTCGAACCTGATGATCAGCGCCGAGGAAGCCCCGGCGCTGCTCGGTGCTTCACCTCGCTCCCGGGGCCAGCTGATCGCCTACAAGTGCATTGCCGCACTTGCCCCGGTGTTGCTGCTGATGCTGCTGGCCTCGCTCTGGGCGATGGCGCAGAACCTGTGGATGGGCATCGTCTGCCTGCTGTGCAGTTTCGGCGCTGGCTTCTGTGCCTGCGCGGTGGAAGTGGCAAGGCCGTATCCATCGCCGCGGCGCTCGTTCGTGCAGGTTTCGGCGGCGCGCCGCTCGCGCGATCCGCTCGATATCGTCAGCGTCCTGGCCATGCAATTCGGCTGGACGGCCGCCGCCTGGTTTCTCGCCAACGGCAATCTCTGGGGCGCCGGCATCGTGCTGCTGGTGCTGCTGGTGCCGTTCTTCGAATGGTGGCGCGACGCCAATCGGCAGAATTTGCTGGGATACTAGGGTCTGTTCACAATCACTTTGATCGCTGCGTTGCGAGTCAAAAAGCCGCCGGGCGAGGCGCGAACCGCAGGCCATAGCCACCTATGGTCAAGGTTCGCAACGAAGTCCCGGCGGTTTTTTGGCCGCAACCCGAAGGGGCGGGATCGTTTTTGCCCATTGCTGCCTTACTCGTCGCGCCAATGGGTCGGCCATTGGCCGCTCCTCGTTCGTTGCACTGGGCAAAAACGACCTCCGCCGCAGTGACCAAAGTGATTGTGAACAGACCCGTGTCCCTGATGAACCACCCGCCGTGAGGCGGCAAGCGCGCAGCCACTGCTGGGCGATCACCGATGTATCCGAAGGACTGAAAGCGTGAACGAAGAAGAGCAGGAAAACCGCATGGTCGAGACCTCGGCCGATACCTCACCGGCCGTCGATCTCGGTGCCGTCAGCTTGATCATCGAAGCGCTGCTGCTGGCTTCCGACGGCGCGCTGTCGATGGATCAGCTGGTGCGCTTCGTCGGCTCCGAGTTCAACCTCGGCAAGCGCGAACTGCGCGAAGCGCTGGCCCTGGTCGACAGCCGCTTCTCCGGCACCGCCAGCGAGCTGAAGGAAGTGGCCAGCGGCTGGCGTGTGCAGGTGCGGCCGGAATACGCCGAATGGGTCGCGCGCCTGTGGCAGGAAAAGCCGCCGAAGTATTCGCGCGCCCTGCTCGAAACCCTGGCGCTGATCGTCTATCGCCAGCCGATCACGCGCGGCGAGATCGAGGACGTGCGCGGTGTCGCCGTGTCCTCGAACATCCTGCGCACGCTCTCGGAGCGCGGCTGGATCCGCGAACTGGGCCACAAGGACGTGCCGGGCCGCCCGGCGCTGTTCGGAACCACGTCGCAGTTCCTCGACGACTTCAACCTGCGCACGCTCGACCAGCTGCCGGCGCTGCCGGACGTCAAGGATCTCGAACAGCTGGAAGCCGCACTGGCCAAGCTCGGTGCCGGCGCCGGTGCCGCGGCGCTGCCGCGTCCGGGCGAAGAAGAGGCCGACAGCGACGAGGAGTCTGACGGCGGCTCCGATGGTGACGATGCGCCAGCCGACGTGGTGCTCCATTGAGCGGCGAACGGATTCAGAAGGTGCTGGCCGATGCCGGCCTCGCCTCGCGTCGCGCCATCGAAACGATGGTCGCCGAAGGCCGCATCAAGGTGAACGGCGAAGCGGCGACGGCGGGCCAGAAGGTGGTGGCCGGCGATCGCATCACCATCGACGGCCGCATGGTTCGCCATTCGTACGCGAAGGAAGCGACCCGCGTGCTGCTGTACAAGAAGCGCGTCGGAGAGCTGGTCACGCGGGATGATCCCGAAGGCCGCAAGACGGTGTTCAAGAAGCTGCCGAAGCTCGACAACGGCCGCTGGATCGCCGTCGGCCGTCTCGATCTGAACACCTCCGGCCTGCTGCTGATGACCAACGACGGCGAGTTGGCCCGTCGCCTGACCCATCCAAGCTACGAGATGGAGCGCGAGTACGCCGTGCGCGTGCTCGGCACCATCACCAAGGAAACGCTCGACAAGCTACGCAAGGGCGTCGAGCTGGAAGACGGCCCGGCGCACTTCGACAAGATCGAGCCCGGCGAGCGCATCGCCCCCGAACTCGATGACGATGGTGACGACGAAGGCCGGACCGGCTCGGCGAATACCTGGTGGAAGGTCACCCTGAAGGAAGGCCGCAACCGCGAAGTGCGGCGCCTGTTCGATTCGCAGGATTTGAAAGTCAGCCGCCTGATCCGCGTCCGCTATGGCCCGATCCTGCTTGGTCGTGGCGTCAAGTCCAGCGGCTTCCGCGATCTCGATCGTGACGAGCTGAGCGCGCTGCGTGCAGCGGTCGGCTTCGAAGCGCCGAAGAAGGCGAAAGAGCCGCGTGAGCGGCGTTCACGGCCCGGTGCCGAAGAGCGAAAGATCGGCGACGTGCCGCGTCGCGACGCGATCAAGAAGATCGATCGCAAGGCCAAGCCGGAAGGCTGGACCGGCTACAAGCCGCGCAAGCCGGAGTAGAAAATCGGGGCAGGCCCGTAGGGTGGGCAGGCTGCATCTGCCCACCATGCTCCGCAGTTGAACGATCTCGAATCGGTGGGCAGATACGACCTGCCCACCCTACGTCGCTTGCAGCCAGCGATGCAGAAGTTCAGGCGGCCGGCTTCGCCCCGCCCAGCGCGGCCACCAGATCACCAACCAGCAGACTCAGCTCGCCGGTCATCAAGGTGAAATCGGTATCGAAGGCGTCGGCGTCGTTCTTCTTCGCGGCGGCATCGTCTTCGCTGATGTCGATGAAGCGGATGCGCTTGATCGCCAGCTTGTCGGTCAGCACCAGGGTCAGGCGCTCGCGCCAGCCCAGGCCGACGCGGGTGACGATCTTGCCGCCGTTGATCAGGCTTTTCAGCTCCGGGCCATCGAGACTGTGGCGGGCGTAGCGCACCGCGGCCTTGGTCGGGTTGTCGGCCAGCAGTTCGCAGTCGTCCTGGACCAGGAACATCGGCGGTGACGAACCCGTCGCCAGCCAGGCGGTCATCGCCGCGGACGGTGCTTCCTTCGTATCCAGAGGCACGGCCGGTAGGTCACCGAGATCGGCACGCAGTACGGTGCCGAGGTCTTCGGCGAGCTTTGGCGAGGAACTGTCGACGATGAACCAGCCGTGCTCGAAATCGATCCAGGCGCGGACCGTGCGGCTGCGGATGAAGGCGCGCGGCCGCAGCTCGTCGATGACCAGATCCTTCAAGTCACGCAGCTGCTTGCGGCCCGGCGCGAAGCCCTGCTGCTGTTCGAGCGCGGCGGCCTTTTCCTTGAGCACCTGATTGACCACCGAGCCTGGCAGCATGCGCTGCTCGATGCCAAGGGCGATCAGCAACTGCTTGCCCTGCGAGTAGACCAGGCCAGCGCCCGGCGCCGGCGGCACCCAGCCCTGGCTCTGCATGCTGGCGCTGTTGACCGGGATCAGCGGGTGCTTGGCCAGCGCTTCTTCCACCTGCGCCGCCGTCATTCGCCAGCCCGGCGCCAGCGAGTACACCGTCAAATTCTTGAACCAGATCGACATCGGATGGAGGCAGGTCAGCGTGGGGCGCAAGAGGGTAGCGGAGGCGGGCGCCGGTCGCTAGCAGTGGGTCTGTTCACGATCGCTTTGATCGCTGCGTTGCAGGTCAAAAGCGCGCCGGGCGAGGCGCGAACCGCAGGCCATAGCCACCTATGGTCAAGGTTCGCAACGAAGTCCCGGCGCGCTTTTGGCCGCAACCCTTCGGGGCGGGGCCATTTCTGCGCATTGCTGCCTCTCTCGTCGCGCCAATGGTCGGCCATTGGCCGCTCCTCGTTCGTTGCACTGCGCAGAAATGACCTCCGCCGCAGCGAGCAAAGTGATCGTGAACAGACCCAGCGCTCAGCGCAGCTTCTTCAGCTTGTAGAGCAGCTCCAGCGCCTCACGCGGGCTCAATGCGTCGGGATCGGTCTTGTCGAGCAGGCTCAGCGCTTTCGATTCGGCCGGCGCGAACAGCGCGAGCTGAGGCGGTTCCGGTTTGCGCGCGGCGGGCAGGGCTTTCGCGGGTGCGGCTTCGGCCTGCTTTTCCAGCGCGTTGAGGATGGTCCTTGCGCGTGCGATCACCGGTCCCGGCACGCCGGCCAGTGCCGCCACCTGCAGGCCGTAGGAACGGTTCGCCGGCCCCGGCTGCACCTTGTGCAGGAACACCAGTTGTTCGCCGGCCGCCGATGAATATTCGGCGGCGTCGAGGTGGACGTTGACCACCGCCGGCAGCTCGTCGGCGAGCGCGGTCAGTTCGAAATAATGGGTTGCGAACAGGGTCCAGGCTTTCGAGGTCGTCGCCAGGTATTCGGCGCAGGCGCGGGCGAGGGCGAGGCCGTCATAGGTCGACGTGCCGCGGCCGACTTCGTCCATCAGCACCAGGCTTTGCGCGGTGGCGTTGTGCAGGATATTCGCGGTTTCCGACATCTCGACCATGAACGTCGACTGCGCGCGCGCCAGATCGTCGGCAGCGCCGATGCGGGTGAAGATGCGATCGACCGGGCCGATCACCGCGCTCTCCGCCGGCACGAAACTGCCGGCGTGGGCAAGCAGCACGATCAGCGCCGTCTGGCGCATGTAGGTGCTCTTGCCGCCCATGTTCGGGCCGGTGATCAGCAGCAGGCGGCGGCTGTCGTCGAGCAGGCTGTCGTTCGGCACGAATGGCGTGTCCAGCGTGGTTTCAACCACCGGATGCCGGCCGCCGCTGATCCGGATGCCGGCGCTTTCGACGAGTGCGGGCCGTGTCCAGCGCATCGCTTCGGCGCGCTCGGCGTAACTACCCAGCACGTCGAGTTCGGCGATCGCGGCGGCCGTGGCCTGCAGCGGCACGAGATCGGCGGCAACCCGATCGAGGAGCGCCTCGTAAAGCTGCTTCTCGCGGGCCAGCGATTTGTCGCGGGCGCCGAGCACCTGATCCTCGAAGCGCTTCAGCTCCTCGGTGATGTAGCGCTCGGCATTGGTCAGGGTCTGGCGGCGCAGGTAGTCGGCTGGCACCTTCGCCGAGTGCAGCTTCGATACCTCGATGAAATAGCCCTGCACCCGGTTGTAGCCGACCTTCAGGCCATCGATGCCGGAACGCGCCCGCTCGCGGCTTTCGAGATCGAGCAGGAAGCCGTCGGCATTGGTCGACAGATTGCGCAGCTCGTCGAGCGAGGCGTCGAAGCCCGGGCGGAACACGCCGCCGTCACGGGCCAGCAGCGGCGGCTCGTCGACGATCGCGCGCGCCAGTTCGGCGGCGAGGGAAGGGTGATCGCCGAGCCGTTCGGCCAGCGATCTCGGCAGCGGCGCATCGACGGTCGCGAAGGTTTGCGCCAAGGCCGGCAGCCCGGCCAGCGACGCGCCCAGCCCGGCCAGATCGCGCGGCCTTGCCGAGCGCAAGGACACGCGCGCCAGGATGCGTTCGATATCGGCAATCGGTCGCAGCGCTTCGCGCAAGGTTCGATAGCTGCCATCGTCGATCAGCATCGCCACTGCGTCATGGCGGGCACCCACCGTTTCGCGATCGCGCAGCGGCCGCGACAGCCAGCGCCGCATCTGCCGGCTGCCCATGCTGGTCACGCAGGCGTCGAGCACCGCGACCAGGGTGTGCGGCGCGGAGCCGGACAGTGAGTGCTCGATCTCCAGATTGCGCCGCGTCGACGGATCGAGGATCAGCGCTTCGTCGATCGTTTCGACCCGCAAGCCAGTCAGATGCGCGACCTTGGCCTTCTGGGTTTCCTGCACGTACTGCAGCAGCGCGCCGGCAGCACCCAAGGCCGGGCCGAGTTCATCGGCGCCAAAGCCACGCAGATCGCGAGTGCCGAACTGCTCGGTCAGCAGACGGCGGGCAGACGAGGTATCGAAATGCCAGACCGGCCGAGCCCGGCCGTGCAAGCCGCCAAGTTCGTAGGCCGAGTCTTCCGGCGTCAGCAGTTCGGAAGCACGCAGGCGATGCAGCTCGGCGCGCCAGTCGCCGGCGCTTTCGGTTTCCAGCACCGAGAAGCGTCCGGACGACAGCTCCAGCCAGGCCAGTCCGAACTTGCCGCCGCTGATGCAGGCCGCCGCGAGCAGATTCTGGGCACGCGAATCGAGCAGCGAATCCTCAGTCGCGGTGCCCGGCGTGACCACGCGGACCACTTCGCGGCGCACCGGCCCTTTCTCGAGTCCGACTTCGCCTACCTGCTCGACAATCGCTGCCGATTCGCCCTGACGGATCAGCCGGCCGAGATAGTTCTCGAGCTGGTGATAAGGCACGCCCGCCATCGCGATCGGCGCGCCATTCGATTCGCCACGCTTGGTCAGCGTGATGTTCAGCAGCTTCGAGGCCTTGCGCGCATCCTCGTAGAACAGCTCGTAGAAATCGCCCATCCGATACAGCACCAGCGTGTCCGGATACTGCGACTTGATCGCCAGGTACTGCTGCATCATCGGCGTGTGTTCGCCGGGTTTCGCGCTACTCATGAGCCGGGCAGGGTCTTGTGGGCGATCTTGAGACTGCGGGCTGCTTTCAGCAGCGTTTTGTCGAGTGTCACCAGGGTCGCTTCACGATTGCGAGCGATGGCCAGATGCAGGGCATCGCTGCTGCGCAGGCCGCTTTTCCAGTCGCGAAGCAAGCCACTAGCCAGCTCGAAATCGGCGGCAGTGGGTAGCACGACGAGAAAGGTTTCGGCACGGGCGGTGGCAAAGCGTTCAAGGATGGCGTCCTGCATGGCAGCAGCCAGTTGACCGGAACGGATCTTGAAGCTGATCGCGCTGTGAAACTCGGTAGCGGTCCATTGACTGATCGTGAAGCTTTCGAAATCGTGACGGGAGAAAAACGCCTCCACAGCTGTCGAGGAGGCTTCGGTCGTGAAGTAGGAAAGCAGGAAACTGGTATCGAAATACAGCATCGGCCCGCTCAGTAACGCTCTTCGTCACGCATCTGGCGGATCACTTCACCGGCCGGGGTCCGGGCCATCGGCATCTGGGCGCGAAACTCGGCCAGCGACGGCAGGGGCTTGCGTTTCTTCGTACCTTCGGCAGTCAGGCGGGCCACCGCCTTGCCGCGCCGGGTGATCACCACTTCCTCGCCGGCCTCGACGCGATCGAGTATTTCGCTCAAGTGGCTCTTGGCTTCTGCGACGCTGATGTTGATGCTGTTGTCCACGAGCGATTTACCAGTTGGTCATCTCGATGGTCATCCTATCACGCCGCCTATAATTCGCCCCTCCAAAGAACACCCCCCGAAACAGATGATCTGGACCCCCTCAAGCTGGCAGTCCATGCCCGCCGTGCAGCAGCCGAACTACCCCGATGCGGGGGCACTGGAAGCCGCACTCGGCGAGCTGCGCCGCCTGCCGCCGCTGGTCACGTCCTGGGAAGTCGATGCGCTGAAATCGCGGCTGGCCGAGGCGCAAGCCGGCAAGCGTTTCGTGCTGCAGGGTGGCGACTGCGCAGAAAGCTTTGCCGACTGCGAATCCGGCCTGATCGCCAACCGGCTGAAGGTGCTGCTGCAGATGAGTCTGGTCATGGTCCACGGGCTGAAGATGCCGGTGGTGCGGGTCGGGCGCATCGCGGGCCAGTACGCCAAGCCGCGTTCGGCCGATGTCGAAACCAAGGATGGTCTGACCCTGCCGTGCTATCGCGGCGACACGGTCAATCGGCCGGAATTCACCTCCGACTCGCGCATCCCGAACCCGGCCTTGCTGCTCGAAGGCCACAAGCGTTCGGCGATGACCATCAACTTCGTCCGTGGCCTGATCGACGGCGGCTTTGCCGACCTGCATCACCCTGAATACTGGGATCTCGATTGGGTGCATCACGCCCCGCTTGCCGAGCAATACTCCAGGCGGGTCGAAGCGATCACCGAATCGGTGAAGTTCATGGAAACGCTGGCCGGCCAGCCGATCCACGATTTCAATCGCGTCGAGTTCTACACCTCGCATGAAGCGCTGCTGCTGGCTGCGGAAGCCGCACAGACCCGTCAGGTGCCACGCAAACCGGGCTGGTACAACCTGTCGACCCATCTGCCGTGGATCGGCCTGCGCACGGCGGCGGTCGATGGCGCGCACGTCGAGTACATGCGTGGCATCCGCAACCCGATTGCCGTGAAGCTCGGCGTGTCGATGAGCGCGGAGTGGGTGCAGGAGCTTTGCCGCCTGCTGAATCCGGACAAGGAACCGGGCCGCCTGAGCTTCATTCATCGTCTGGGCGCGGGCAAGGTGGAATCCGGGCTGCCGAAGATGATCGACGCGGTGCGCGCCGCGGGTCATGAAGTGCTGTGGCTCTGCGATCCGATGCACGGCAATACCCAGACCGCTGGCAACGGCCTCAAGACGCGCCGCTTCGACGACATCCTCAGCGAAGTCGAACAGTCGTTCGCGGTGCATGCGGCTTGCGGATCGCGGCTCGGCGGTGTGCATCTGGAGCTGACCGGCGAGGACGTCACCGAATGTCTCGGCGGTGCCCGCGATCTCACCGAAACCGACCTCGAACGCGCCTACCGATCGGCTGTCGATCCGCGCCTGAACTACGAACAGGCGCTGGAGTTGTCGCTGAAGATCGCGGCCCACGGTGGTCACAAGCCATAGCTTGGAAAAGCCGGGGCGCATCCCGCCGCGTTGCATGACCGAAGCCAGGAGCAGGGAAAGGATGCGCAAGAACTACGGCAAGCTCGCGGCACTCGCAGTCCTGATCATCCTGGCTGCGGCTGCCTTCTGGCTGACCCGCGAACGCCACGGCGATGAGGACTACGACTACGCTGCTGCGTTCGAATCGCTGGACCCGGCCAGCGGCGCGCCGTTGTTCCGCATTGCCGATGTCGCCGGCCACACGGAAGCCGAACTCGCCGTCGTCCTCGGCCCGCCCTGGGATTGCGAAAGCTCGCTGTACTCGCGCCGCTGCCGCTATGCGCCGGGCAGCACCGAAGTGGTGTTCATCGATGGCAAGGCCGACTGGCTGACGGTTCGCTCGCCGGGCGAAGTCGAATTCAATGCCAGCGCGCTGACCCGGATTGGTCTCACCGAGAAGAAGCCCGATCAGACCACCGCCGAGGAATTGATCTGGACGGGCCTCTCCGGCCTGCGTGAAGTGCGTGCCGTCAGCAATGGCGACGGCGTGCAGATGCTGCGCATCAAGGTGAAGTCATGAGCTTGCGGCGCGGTACGAGTGCGCTGATCGGCGCGCTGCTGTTGATCGCAAACGCTGCCACGGCCGATGAGCTGAAGCTGCTGCGGATCACGCCGGCTGGTGAGGATGTCGAAGCGGGCCAGCAGCAGATCGTGCTGGCCTTCGATCGCGCCGTGGTGCCGCTCGGTCGCATGGAGCGCAAGCCGGAAGAAGTGCCGGTGACGATCACGCCGGCGCTGCCCTGCGACTGGCGCTGGCTCGATACCACGACCCTGGCTTGCCAGTTGCCGGAAGAAGCGGCG from Nevskia ramosa DSM 11499 includes the following:
- the trpS gene encoding tryptophan--tRNA ligase, which codes for MTSNARPTVLSGIQPSGRLTLGNYLGAIKNWLPLSKDYDCHYMLVDLHAITVRQDPATLRERCYEFLALYIACGLDPKDNVLFVQSHVPAHSQLGWILNCYTQFGELGRMTQFKDKSAKHADNINAGLFGYPVLMAADILLYDAAQVPVGDDQKQHLELTRDIANRFNNIYANIDKPVFTVPEPMIPPVGARIMGLQDPTGKMSKSDDAETNALYLLDSPDVIVRKIKRAVTDMDGVVRFDIAAKPGVSNLLSILAATTGKTVTALEAEFEGKQYGAFKGAVADAVVECLKPVQAKYAELREDRDGLRAVLKDGAERASARANATLKRVHDVLGLIPA
- a CDS encoding segregation and condensation protein A; translated protein: MSGEEATEPAVDAAVPAAEARGPLVNGERMAQMPSDLYIPPDALEVFLETFEGPLDLLLYLIRKQNLDILDIPVLKITQQYMEYIRLMRELRLELAAEYLVMAAWLAEIKSRILLPKPPAHDDETGGDPRMELVRRLQEYERFKTAAEALDALPRVGREIAVVQARPDKVDVVVLPPAPGLRELMLAFREVLLRAELFTRHTIAREPLSVRERMSHVLDCVRNGPIRFVDLVDPAEGRAGVVVCLLAILELAKSSMLEITQSGPFALVTIAAAGAGEAALAEDA
- a CDS encoding ABC transporter ATP-binding protein, whose amino-acid sequence is MSAASALQLENVAKGFGSKAAVAGLNLRLEAGQFYALLGANGAGKTTTLRMIAGLLQPDAGSIRVFGHDLAREPMAAKQQLAFLPDEPMLYGKLRCTEYLEFVAGLWGVDGRTAERKGEDLLRWLDLWDARANYCENLSRGMQQKLTLAGALIHEPKLLILDEPLTGLDAAAARKVKDFLAGLVRDGLTVLFTTHILEVAERMASRIGLIRAGQLIAEGTLDELRQQYGNVHDTLEDLFLSATGPEAI
- the scpB gene encoding SMC-Scp complex subunit ScpB, with the protein product MNEEEQENRMVETSADTSPAVDLGAVSLIIEALLLASDGALSMDQLVRFVGSEFNLGKRELREALALVDSRFSGTASELKEVASGWRVQVRPEYAEWVARLWQEKPPKYSRALLETLALIVYRQPITRGEIEDVRGVAVSSNILRTLSERGWIRELGHKDVPGRPALFGTTSQFLDDFNLRTLDQLPALPDVKDLEQLEAALAKLGAGAGAAALPRPGEEEADSDEESDGGSDGDDAPADVVLH
- a CDS encoding pseudouridine synthase; this translates as MSGERIQKVLADAGLASRRAIETMVAEGRIKVNGEAATAGQKVVAGDRITIDGRMVRHSYAKEATRVLLYKKRVGELVTRDDPEGRKTVFKKLPKLDNGRWIAVGRLDLNTSGLLLMTNDGELARRLTHPSYEMEREYAVRVLGTITKETLDKLRKGVELEDGPAHFDKIEPGERIAPELDDDGDDEGRTGSANTWWKVTLKEGRNREVRRLFDSQDLKVSRLIRVRYGPILLGRGVKSSGFRDLDRDELSALRAAVGFEAPKKAKEPRERRSRPGAEERKIGDVPRRDAIKKIDRKAKPEGWTGYKPRKPE
- a CDS encoding recombination-associated protein RdgC, translated to MSIWFKNLTVYSLAPGWRMTAAQVEEALAKHPLIPVNSASMQSQGWVPPAPGAGLVYSQGKQLLIALGIEQRMLPGSVVNQVLKEKAAALEQQQGFAPGRKQLRDLKDLVIDELRPRAFIRSRTVRAWIDFEHGWFIVDSSSPKLAEDLGTVLRADLGDLPAVPLDTKEAPSAAMTAWLATGSSPPMFLVQDDCELLADNPTKAAVRYARHSLDGPELKSLINGGKIVTRVGLGWRERLTLVLTDKLAIKRIRFIDISEDDAAAKKNDADAFDTDFTLMTGELSLLVGDLVAALGGAKPAA
- the mutS gene encoding DNA mismatch repair protein MutS yields the protein MSSAKPGEHTPMMQQYLAIKSQYPDTLVLYRMGDFYELFYEDARKASKLLNITLTKRGESNGAPIAMAGVPYHQLENYLGRLIRQGESAAIVEQVGEVGLEKGPVRREVVRVVTPGTATEDSLLDSRAQNLLAAACISGGKFGLAWLELSSGRFSVLETESAGDWRAELHRLRASELLTPEDSAYELGGLHGRARPVWHFDTSSARRLLTEQFGTRDLRGFGADELGPALGAAGALLQYVQETQKAKVAHLTGLRVETIDEALILDPSTRRNLEIEHSLSGSAPHTLVAVLDACVTSMGSRQMRRWLSRPLRDRETVGARHDAVAMLIDDGSYRTLREALRPIADIERILARVSLRSARPRDLAGLGASLAGLPALAQTFATVDAPLPRSLAERLGDHPSLAAELARAIVDEPPLLARDGGVFRPGFDASLDELRNLSTNADGFLLDLESRERARSGIDGLKVGYNRVQGYFIEVSKLHSAKVPADYLRRQTLTNAERYITEELKRFEDQVLGARDKSLAREKQLYEALLDRVAADLVPLQATAAAIAELDVLGSYAERAEAMRWTRPALVESAGIRISGGRHPVVETTLDTPFVPNDSLLDDSRRLLLITGPNMGGKSTYMRQTALIVLLAHAGSFVPAESAVIGPVDRIFTRIGAADDLARAQSTFMVEMSETANILHNATAQSLVLMDEVGRGTSTYDGLALARACAEYLATTSKAWTLFATHYFELTALADELPAVVNVHLDAAEYSSAAGEQLVFLHKVQPGPANRSYGLQVAALAGVPGPVIARARTILNALEKQAEAAPAKALPAARKPEPPQLALFAPAESKALSLLDKTDPDALSPREALELLYKLKKLR